The Triticum aestivum cultivar Chinese Spring chromosome 3A, IWGSC CS RefSeq v2.1, whole genome shotgun sequence genome includes a region encoding these proteins:
- the LOC123057739 gene encoding uncharacterized protein: MDISPVSIRHSTIIGPRAADSTSLRPGYPDWVLLNKTARISDHRNATTALCRTREGQAVAVSFWLVDPPAVSYFSVHCPGLEDDDFSDTPPFLLCAEGAFVLFCVTLDDSVHHFVYSARGIPGGRPSLHRLPAPKPTVEAFMSQQFGLLPCGNEHYVVAFLHHQWESSDQAWHYYAYIFSCETKTWKRSKEALLCLSKSDQLLFDRHASSKQITVGESSLGWVDLLRGILLLSNLFDERPVITYIPLPKVKACITDRNGYPSYAPEFFCDITCCDDLIKFVDIKFDEPNCRANGQAWKATTWNRKVSWDDWGRCSTTDVAEISVDPSYLSLLPELLNDETKQLEIKNLYFLNPTLSVDDDDLLYMMGKVNEEDDTAWVVVVDMKRAALEALVPVSTQPSYAVTMYCPCTFPKYYLNITPDIGSPVEKDKSDKWPQGRPSPNNSGGSVQMKRRRKKKKQVQAADCWLEQPYLLYFVGCVLIAIFVKVFFHLTGM; this comes from the exons ATGGATATCTCCCCAGTTTCCATCCGTCACTCCACCATAATCGGCCCACGTGCCGCCGACTCCACCTCCCTGCGCCCCGGCTATCCCGATTGGGTCTTACTCAACAAGACAGCGCGCATCTCCGACCACCGGAACGCGACCACCGCCTTGTGCCGCACGAGGGAGGGCCAAGCCGTCGCGGTGTCCTTCTGGCTCGTCGACCCGCCCGCCGTCTCCTACTTCTCCGTCCACTGCCCTGGTCTGGAAGACGACGATTTCTCCGACACCCCGCCCTTCCTTCTCTGCGCCGAGGGAGCCTTCGTCCTCTTCTGCGTCACCCTCGATGACTCCGTccaccacttcgtctactccgccCGAGGAATCCCCGGCGGGAGGCCGTCGCTGCACCGTCTCCCGGCCCCGAAACCCACGGTCGAAGCCTTCATGAGCCAGCAATTTGGCCTCTTGCCTTGCGGTAACGAGCACTATGTTGTTGCCTTTCTCCATCATCAGTGGGAATCTAGTGACCAGGCTTGGCATTATTATGCGTACATCTTCTCCTGCGAGACAAAGACATGGAAGAGAAGTAAGGAGGCCTTGCTCTGCTTATCCAAGTCTGATCAGTTATTGTTTGATAGACATGCCAGCTCCAAGCAGATCACTGTCGGGGAAAGCTCATTGGGATGGGTTGATCTCTTGCGTGGTATTCTTCTTCTTAGCAACCTGTTCGACGAGCGTCCTGTCATCACATACATACCGTTACCTAAAGTAAAAGCTTGCATCACCGATAGGAATGGTTATCCTTCCTACGCGCCGGAATTCTTCTGCGATATAACATGCTGCGATGATCTGATCAAGTTTGTCGACATAAAATTCGATGAACCTAATTGCAGGGCCAATGGTCAAGCATGGAAGGCCACCACATGGAACAGGAAGGTCTCTTGGGATGATTGGGGCAGGTGCTCCACAACTGATGTTGCTGAAATCTCGGTTGACCCAAGTTATTTGTCATTGTTGCCCGAGCTTTTGAATGATGAGACCAAACAGCTGGAAATTAAGAACCTGTATTTCCTTAACCCCACCCTGAGTGTGGACGACGACGATCTCCTTTACATGATGGGCAAGGTGAACGAGGAAGACGACACAGCTTGGGTAGTCGTTGTTGACATGAAACGTGCGGCTCtggaggcattggtcccggtttctACCCAACCGTCATACGCCGTTACGATGTACTGTCCGTGCACCTTCCCCAAGTACTACCTCAATATAACACCAG ACATTGGCAGTCCAGTTGAGAAGGATAAATCCGATAAATGGCCGCAAGGGAGACCCAGCCCCAATAACTCTGGAGGAAGTGtgcagatgaagaggaggaggaagaagaagaagcaggtacAGGCTGCGGATTGCTGGTTGGAACAACCCTATTTGCTGTATTTTGTTGGCTGCGTATTGATTGCGATCTTTGTAAAAGTGTTCTTTCATCTGACTGGAATGTAA